From the genome of Canis aureus isolate CA01 chromosome 29, VMU_Caureus_v.1.0, whole genome shotgun sequence:
GGAATGAAGATGGAAATTGGTAGGCTCATGAAATATGGAGACATAAGAGACATATatcaaaatgtgttttcattctctATCACCTTTAAGATTTTTAGTTATACCTAGTGCTTTCAACTTTCAAGATTCTTAAAAGTttaggggagaggagagaatagaTCATTACAGATACACACTATCTTCatttttcaagcttttttttttttaagattttatttatttattcatgagagacacagagaaagaggtaggacaaaggcagagggagaagcaggctccatgcagggagccccatgtgggacttgatcctgggcctccaggatcacgcacgccttgggccaaaggcagacgctcaaccactgagccacccaggcgtccctcttcaaGCATTTTTAAACCTTGCCATTTAACAGGGTCTTCCAGACATTTAAGAAATATGAATGCTAAATAGTAAATTCAGGGAAGTTTCAAAATGGAATACTTTTTCATCCATTTGCTGGAGTAAATCTATAAACTTACGAATACTCATTATAGTCACAAAATCATGGCAAAGGTAAAAAGGCAGAACTGGAAGAATATTGCCAACTGTAAAGGGAGACAATTACAATTTACTTAAAATCCGGGGGAAGTTTCTGGAAAATATATTCCCACGTTACATAGGAACCACTATTTAAAAAATCCCTGGTAAACTGCAGTCAAGCCTTTGAACAAGAACTAAATATATGAGtgaatttttaattctgtttgtCTAAAGCAGACATAAACACTACAAAGAAATACGATATATTGCTAAAggcttttttaaagtaaaactataGAATAATATATTCACTAGGCTTGTAACTAAGCAACCAAGAGATGCACAAGgtcagagattgagagagaatctacaaatttttaaatgttagaataatgaaattatgaacaatttattttctgtctcaaaGTACTCTTTGTGACACCATCTTATTTCTAATGAAAAAGTTAGGatcactaaatttaaaaatgcacactGCTTTCAATCCCCCCCAATACGgtttcaaagatattttattctAAGCTGTACATACACTGGCATATGAACAGTTCAACAATGGCTAGAAAACTCTGGAGAAGACATCCAGACTGGAACATCAAAAACAAATCTTTAGGTTTAAGTCAAAAGAGGTTTTTCAAAAACTGAATTAGCCTTTACTTTTTATCACATACTGCATAATAGTATTTACGCAGTATTTTTCATTGGAAAAAAAGACTGTTAGTAAGTTTAAGCTACTTTCCAAATAAGCTTGTATATTCTCTTACCTGTCTTATATTCATCTTAAGAGCTGGCATTAgatgggaaataattttaaactctttgatatttaattcttcttaaaaaaaaaacagtgcaaaCAAGACTTAAAGGtgtttatttccttatatttacCCTTGAGCTCTGCCTGGTTTTATTATGGCTgtgtaaataaaagaaacaattttctCCCAAAGATAACTGCGTAAGTCATTTACTGTCAATTACTTTATCTTTCCTGCGTTAATTAGATAAACAACATATGGGGTTTATAAAACAATTAGCCCAGAGTTTTACTAGCCAGTGTGTGAAAACCCAAGCATAATTGATATAGGAACTGCATTAGGTGCTTTTAGCATTACTGCCACCTGAGCAACTCATCCTGAATTTCAGCAGGACTATTTGCCTTTTTAATCAAGGTGAAGAGGTTAAATAGTCTCTCAAATGACTTTTGCATACAACCCATAACAGGCCTCGCATTGAGAtaacatgataaaaatatttatttccatagaAACGGAACCTTGTCGATACCTGTTTTAGTCTTCTCCATTTAGCACGTCGATTCTGAAACCAGGTTTTAACctacaggaaagagaaagaaagcttgCCACAAACCCAAGCGACCTGGGGAGTACCGGAGCTGATCTGGGGCTGTGGAGCTGGCAAGAGCTCCAGGCATTAGGGGGCGACGAGGAACGCCTGAGCCCACGgtggctccccccgccccaggtctccgcccccagccccctgccccaggaaTCTGCCCCCAGCCCGCAGGCGCGCTCACCTGTCTCTCACTGAGCTGCAGCATCTTGGCCAGACGCTTCCTCTCGGGAGGAGAGAGGTACTTTTGGGTCTCAAACTTCTTCTCCAACTCGATGGTCTGGTCGTTGGAGAACCTCACCTGGCCGCCTTTCCTTTTATGCAGAGGCCTCTGCAAGAAAGGGCTCCAGAGCAGGGGTTTGCCTACAGGGCAGCGAGAGCAGAGGTTAGTGACAGCCCTGGAGCCGTCAGGCCCTGGGGGTgacaaaggggaggagggaactAGACGGACCCTCAGCCGGACTTGTTCACACCCATCCATACAAGGACCCAATGCGTTCCCCCCAAGGCACATGCATACCTGGAGACAGAAACACCCAAAGGCACACACATCTACATTGCATGTGCACACAGACCACCCTTGTACACTCACAGATGCAAACTGCCGTCACACCCATAAATGATTTCAAACGCACAAGTCTTTTGATCCCCAAAAGAACACACACTATAAATGGAGTTTAAAATACCACGACACTCCTTAACAAGTCTCTCTGGAATTTATACACAACTTTTTGCACCTCTAGGCCCTCTCTCTTGGTGAGCTGCACTTTCCAAACACCCGAgtgtgtgtatgttgggggggggggcgtggacTGCTACACTACCCGAGGTGTTCTGGCCAGGTGCCGCCGCGGGGAGCCCACTTGGGAAGCCCTGGGGCCCGGGTTCGTGGAGCTTCCAATCCTGGCTCCAGGGCGCTGCGGCCTCCTCCTCTGATTTCACacccggcggcgggggcggccagTTAAAGCTACCCCGTGGGCTATGGCAACATTTCCGTCAATGTGTTTCCTGTTGGTCTATCTCGAAAAGCCCTTTGCTTCCTCCTGCGCGGTCCCAGCAGTAACCCAAGGAAACCCAGGGCGCGCTCTGTGACAACGTTCGCCCCCGACGCGGCCCGACTGAGGGTCCCGCTCCCGCCCCAGCAGGCGAACGGAACCACGCCGGACGGGAGCCACCGCACCAAACCCTCGAAACTGGGATCAAAAAtatgataacttaaaaaaaaaaaaatacgttaactttttttttttaaggagttaaaATATAATCCCCTCCAAATCTTAACGATGAGAAAAGAGGGTGGAGGGCTGAGCTAAAGGCCTCATCATAAACGTGaagacattaaaattttaattaaaatgttacgTTGTCTCTAGGGTCCCCAAAGAAGCTGCCAATAGCAGAGAGTAAATCTAAAACCCTGGCGGCCCAAGGCAAGGAGCCCCGTTTCTTTATGCCCCCGGGGCTTCCGATGCCGGAGCCGCCAAGGGCCCCTCGGGAGTGCGGATCCCCGTCGGCTTGTTTCTTAGGCCGTGCGCTGAGGGACGAGCCCCGCGAACACCGTAAGTCCTAGGTGTCTTCCCCGCCTTTCCTACTCCGAAGACCTATCAGTcagtccgtccgtccgtccgtccgtccgtggGTCTGCAGGCCTGCCCCCAAACACTTTGAAAGctggcattgttttttttttttttctcccagatttTGCTTACGTCAGGCTTCAGACTAGTGCAAAACAGCTTCGGGGGcgggggaaaaaaggaagcaacTGGTTATTTTAGCTGCCATAAAGTCACATCCCACACAGAGGAAATGAACAATATCAGAAAAACGGATCCCGGCTATCAGAAGTCGAGTGTTTCCTGAATTTGTCTGTATTGAGGATGTCGATAAAATAATCAGCAGCGTGCACTACTCCGGGGGAAGGGTCTGCTTCATGCAGCCAGGAAAACACTTAACAGCTTCTGAAACCAGATTTACTCCTATCGAGAACTCAAGATTTCCTGTATGAACGGAAAGGGTCAGGCTCTTTCACTGCACAAGCTTGTTGAACCAGGTTCAGCCTCGTAACCACCCGGGCCCAGCAGCTATCCCTGCCCCGCAGGGCCGGCCCGGGCGCCCTGGCACTCCCTACCCCGTCCCTCCAGCTAAGGGGACCCCACCCCGAGCGACACGCGCGCCCCGGGGCTGCCTTCGGCCGCCAGCCCCCGCGGCAGTGCCAGAGGTCTCGCCCGGGCCCGCGCGCCCCGACGCCTGCAAGGTGCAGGAAAACCAATCTGAGTCACGGTGCGGTCGGCCCCGGCAGCGCGCCACTGGGGCACGCGCCTCCTGTCCCTGCGCGCGCCCGAGGGCCGCTTTTCGATCGCTTTTGCCACAACTTTCTATtgcctccccctccgcccccgccgcctccTGGACGCTGCCACCTGCCGGGTGGCGCCTTCCTCGCCGCGGCCGCGGCTCGGCCCCGCCATGACCCCGGCCGCCTTACCCAGGGGGTCGTGGCGGAGCAGGGCGTGCGTGTAGTCGTTCACCGTCCTTGGGAAGGGGTACAGAGGGCCCCCGAAGCCGCCGGGTCCGTAGGCGGCGGCCAGCGCGGCGGCGGAGTGGTGCGAGAAGGCGGGATGGATCGGCGTGGGCTCGTACACCGGGGTCCGGTAGGAAGACACGAGGCTGGTGAAGGAGGAGTTGGGGGACGGCagcgtgggggcgggggtgggcgcGGCGGGCCCGCGGCCCAGGATGTCCTCGATGTAGAACGGCGTCGGGTGCGCGGGCTGCAGCAACGGCGTGGGCGCGTACAGCGGCACCCCCAcggcgcccgccgccgccggcccgggGTGTGGGTACTGCATGGCTCCGCTGCGCTCCGGCCCCTCGCAGAGCTGGCGGCCCGCGCCCCGGCGCTACATTTATCCGCGCTCCGCGCTCCCGGCGATAGGCTCCGCCGGCCACGGGGTGGGGCCGCGCTCTCTGGCCCCTTCCTGCCGCCTGTCCCTGCGGCCAATGGCGCGGAGCCCCGGGAgccgcctcccgcccccaccctcggcccgcccccgccggccgaGCTCCCGCCCCCCGGGACGCGCTGGCCCGCCGGCTCCCAGGACCGACCCGCGCCCGGgtccccggccgccgccgccgtcgctCGGGGCGGCGGGCACCCTGGCCCCGGAGCGCTCGAAGGGAAGGAAGCCCAGGGCCACGTCCGTCGAGGGGAGACTCGAGGAAAGCAGCGCTGGAACACGGACTCCCGTGGGCCCGGCCCGTGCCGGGAGGCAGCCCTGCCGAAACTCGAGGGGCACCGGCCCGggcccaggcccggccccggGGTGGCAGCAGTGGACCCGGCGCAGGGCAGCCGGACTCGAGCCTGGCGGGCGTGGAGGCACTGGCAGACCGCGCCGTCGCGGGCCGAGAGCATCCCCCGTGTGGGCGCGCGCCCTGGAGTGCCGGTGGCGCTGGCTGTGCCCGGGCGGCAGCTCCGAGGAGAGAAACCCGGCCCCTAGCTAAGGCCCAGTTGGGGTGAGGACGCCTAGGCTTGAAGCGCTCGGCACTCGCGGCCGCTCCGTCCCGTTTCCTTGGTGGGCGGGCCCCAGCCCTCAGCCGCTCCCGTGAGGACGCTTTCGGGGAGGAATCCGGGGAAAGCCCGGGTCTTAGATGCCACGTAGAAGTCGTGCGGTCTTCGCCCACCCAAAGGGGGTTGCCCTAGGTCCCCTGTCCCCGGGCCCTGGGGGTCGCAGCTGCGCGCAGCACCGCTCTCGCGTTTACACGTGTTTTCTATTGAATCCGTGGCGCTACCCCTGCGGCCTCGGCTCCGTGCAGCTCCCCTCGCCTGCGGGGCAAGGGGGCATTTTCTTGATTGACGCCCTCCTGCGGTCGTCACACCTCGCGGTGAGCAGTTTCTGCTAAGGTCCTCCACTAATCGTGGAAATGCACATTTCCCAGCTTTTTCTATTGAGGTTTTTAATTTACGTCTAGGAACTATTTCTCCGACTAAAGCGGGGTCGCAGACGAAAGAAGAGTGGACTGGAAGCTGGGTGGCCCGAGTTCGAGTTTCACTGCGCACATTTCTGTTGAGCAACTACTGTGTgtcagcagtgaacaagacagatgtAGTAGTTCCTGTCCTCACGGAGACAGGAAACAAATTTTAATGCTGTGACTTATGTGTGTGCTATGAAGGAGAAGTACATAATGATCTGAAACCTAATAACCAGCGGACGTCATCTAGTTGGGGACGGGAGGTGTGTTAAGGAACGGAAAGTGTTCTCCAAGGAAGTGATGTTTGAAGAAGGAGTAGTTGTCAAAAAACCTAGAGAGGGAGGAATAGTCAAAGAATAGCAAGTGAGTGTTGTCAGTGCAACTTTGGTCAAGTCATCCTCCCTGAGCTTTCTAAAACATTTGAAACTTAGCCTAAAGGCTCCCAATATTTGGGGGGTGGAGTCCTGTGCATCTTTCAGAACCTAATAGACAAGCGCTACAAGCACAAACACAGTGAGTGTAATATGCTGTCATTTGAGTTAAAATCTTAGGAAaacgggactcctgggtggctcagcggttgggcgcccgccttctgctcaggtcgtgatcccggaacctgggatggagtccctcactgggctccccctgaggagcctgcttctccctctgcctgtgtctctgcctctctctcagcctgtgtttttcatgaataaataaatacatatttttttaaaaaaccgtAGGAAAGGGTAAGGATATTTATCTGTGACCTTGTTCTATTAGGTAAGCTATCTCTGGAAGACTACACAAAAAACTAATAACATTGGCTGTCTATGAAGAGAGAGGTGGAGTTGAAGGGAGAACATGCTGTATACTTAGTGAATATTTAGAGAATTGAACCATGTGGATGTGTGGCTGATCCTAGGGAAAGGATCAGGGAAAAGTACAAGGTGAGCTCAAGGCATCTTGTGCTAGAAACCACAGAAAGGAGACAGACATACCTGTTGAGTCTTCCACTGGCCAAATTTGGGGTGGTTTAAGCATCAAAAGCACATTTTGGATTATAACACAGTGAATATAACAGTTCATAGTATCACTCTCCTTAGTGatacgcagagagagagggatggtgAATAGTAAAGCTGGAAGGATGCCAgctaacaaatgtaaaaaaaaaaaaaaaaaagcttgagaaaataaaaaatgtgataacTCATTCAGGAAATAATCATCTTTGGACCAGAACCATCAAGTGAAACATTGCTGAGGATGAGGATTTTCACAATGTCTCATAGTATCACACCAATTTGATTAAattctggcttaaaaaaaaaagaagaaaaagaagctatAAAAGACATTTGAGGAgctaatagagaaaaattgaaaatgaactGTATGTTAGATGACATTAGTAAATTAATATTCATTCTGTTACATGTGATACTGGTATTGTGGGTAAAATGTCCTTATTCTTGTAAGGTGCAGGCTAAAGTATTTAGGGATGAAGGGTCTTGACATCTGCAACTTTCAAATAGttcaatatatatacacacaacatatatatatatatatatacacaaaacattatacacacacatatagataaatggaaataaagcaaATTAGAATTCATTGGTGAATTTAGGTAAAGACTTTACTTATGTTCATTGTGCTAGTCTCAGCTTCTCTGTAGATTTGAAATTTCCCAATTTTAAAGTATGATTTAAGTGTTAACGAAAGCcatctcatttttttaaggtaaaaaaattatttgaattatttgtgAAGTCTGCATACAAGTTCAGGTAGTATATTACCCCTGGAAACCATCCAAGGAGGACTATTGGCAAATCATCGGATCTACAGATGGATCTGATGATGTGCCCATTCCACCAGTGATAATTCTCATCACATGGCCTGATGAAGAAGTCAGGCAGGTGCTGGAAGACTGTGAAAGTTAAGTGTGCCCTTCTGTGTACCAAGGACAGAGAAAGGATTTGGGGACAAAGAACAGACAGTTATTATCTGAAGCTCAAAGGAGACTTCAACAGTTATGTGTGGGTCTTCAAAGATTGGGGCCTCAGTGAACTAAGCAGGTAACTGTGATTGTTTTTTCACAAAATGTTCTCcctcatctttgtttttcttttcctgcctcttcTACCTAGCAAGCGATTGGAATGATTACTCCAATCATAGAATGCCTTTACACTAAATCACTAGCCAGCTGTTATTCTCCATCTTCAAAAACAGTATGAGTTTATAGTTTATTTTGTGCATGACTCAGCCACCAGCCAAAAAGATCTTAAATATACAAACcttccaaaaataattattaaaatgctAGGAAAATAATCACTAATATAGGAAGAGGAAGGATCTCTTTCTTTGATTGCCACAGACCCTATGAGGTAGATGGAGATCTTAAAAGGCATTGATAGAACATTCCAGCTCTGCTACATAATGCTCACCAGCAAATTGAAGCACTTAATTCTCTTAAGGTATATAACACCACCTCTTCTAAATCCAATCGTCAGATCCATGTTCATTTTgctatggttaaaaaaaaattacaaccacATTTGTGAATGTCACATTTATTGAactacataatttttaatatcacTTGTGTAGGttttatagtttgttttattgttttaaaagtcatttgGGGCTCTAAAAGAACTAGATTTTTCCGAAGTtgtccttataatttttttttcacacagtcagaactaataaaacaaaactgttgTAGCTATTTAATTCAAAATCTCTTGgagtttcaatattttttctctgctgGATACTAAAACCAATAAAGCTACATGAGATTTTAATTATATTCTGAATTAAACAAGACTCTCTCCAAAAATTTAGCACCATTTATTTTAGTCACTGCTATTATAAAAGAGACCAACCTTTGTAGGAAGAGAAGGTGGGTCTCACCTTTAATTTATCTAGTAAGAACTTTGGTAATTGTTttgcaacttctttttttcttaacaaataaaAAGTATGTTTACTAAATGAGTTAAGACAAACTTTACAAATAGACAAATCAACTTCTTTTCAATAATTAAATATGCATAGAGGTAAAACTTCAAATTAGCTATAGCTTGAAAGCATCAATGGACTTTATTATAACAATTTGGTTCTATTTTTACTTGTAGTAAAAGGTTTATTACCTTCAAGTTTTGGGCTGACTAAATCATGTATTAAATCACATATCAAATCATTGTATTATGTTTAAAACTTGACAAAACCCAATTACTTAATGTTTTAGGACTTTCCTAGCTTGCAAAATGCTAATGTGATGAGATAGAAATGTCTCATCTGTTTTATGGATGGGATCACATCTATGGAACACACGGGCAATAATCACCATGACATTGCTTCAGTGATGTCCATGCTTCATATACTATAATGTACTTAGCACTGTAATGTGGGTGTACTGATCATGGAAGTTTTGGTTTTGCCCAACTAAAAAAGGGAtgaactcaataacaaaaagagaACCTAATTTTTTAatggcagaagatctgaatagacatttctccaaagaagatatacaaatggccaataaccacatgaaaagatgttctataTCAATACGTATGTgggtaatgcaaatcaaaaccacagtaaggtactacttcatacccactagcatagctataataattctttttaaatcagaaaaaaatgttggtaAGGCTGTAGAGATTTAGtcttcatacattgctggtagcaATGTAAAATGAAGCAACTTCTCCGGAAAACAACTGACAGTTCCTGAAAAGTGTAGAGTTACTATATGAGCCAGTAGTTCCACTCCTAGGCACATacctaagaaatgaaaaatacatgcCCATATAAAAACTTGttcacaaatattcatagcagagTTATAATACCCAacgtggaaacaacccaaatgttcatcaaccaatgaatggataaataaaatgtggggcATCCtagcaatggaatattatttggcaataaaaaggaatgaagtactgacacaagCTGTAACGTGAATGAACACTGAAAACACTTTCCCTGTCAGGCAACCTTATTAACTTtagtatgatatattttttaaagattttatttgtttattcatgagagacacagacagaggcaaagacacagacagagggagaagcgggctccatgtagggaacccaatgtgggactcaatctcggaactccaggatcacgccctgagccaaaggcagacactcaaccactgagccacccaggtttcccctgtatgttatttttttcaccaGTGTTATTGAGAAacaattgacatacatcactatATAAGCTTAAGGCCTACAGTACGCTGatatacatatattgtgaaatgattaccaggTTCAGGTAATATCCATCTTCTTACagacacaataaaaagaaaaagaagaaggaaagaaatttttctccttgtgatgagaactcttggGATTTACCCTATAATGACTTTCCTATATCATAAGCAGTGTTAGCTGTAGTCATTACATTGTACATTGCATCCCTAGTACTTATCTTCTAACTAgaattttgtaccttttaaccATCTTCCTCATTTTCCTACCCTCCCCCTTCTACCCCTTATAGGCACAAGTCTGATCTCCTTCTCTtggagatgttttgttttgtttagactCCACATGTGAGATTATACTATTTGTCTattatagtatttgtctttccctgtctgacttatttc
Proteins encoded in this window:
- the HHEX gene encoding hematopoietically-expressed homeobox protein HHEX — its product is MQYPHPGPAAAGAVGVPLYAPTPLLQPAHPTPFYIEDILGRGPAAPTPAPTLPSPNSSFTSLVSSYRTPVYEPTPIHPAFSHHSAAALAAAYGPGGFGGPLYPFPRTVNDYTHALLRHDPLGKPLLWSPFLQRPLHKRKGGQVRFSNDQTIELEKKFETQKYLSPPERKRLAKMLQLSERQVKTWFQNRRAKWRRLKQENPQSNKKEELESLDNPCDQRQDLSSEQNKGALDSSQCSPSPASQEDLESEISEDSDQEVDIEGDKGYFNAG